The stretch of DNA GGGACCAGTTGGTCAGGATTCAGAAAGGTTTTTAAGTAATTAGATCTATACATATACCAAGTATTGATTCTCTTGAGATAgtatatgaataaattcAATGAGGAGTGCAAATAGAGAAAATGACGGATAACCATCGTGATGCTTTACACTTGCATTCTTAGTTATTATTAACCTTTGTATACCATCATATCTTCAGGAACAGTTATTTCATAATATCGAAAATGTGGTTTTAATCTATTTCGCCAACGTCTTTGTTTCGTGCTTCGTGCAAGGAGAGAAGTGCGGAGCATTATCAAAAGAACCCTCATAGAAAGGATATTGGTAACATCATTATAATAACTTTCAAAAGGTTCcaaagaaataatcaaaTGCACCTGCTATCCAAACTGCATGATTCTGCTTTAAATAAGGGTAAACGTAGTacatttccttttccattttttgcACGTCTATAGTTATTTAACTTCGTATTCTCGCATTCGGACACGCCTCATTAGATTTATTTTAGTGACCAAAAACACCTAATCAACCAAAAGTATTGGGGGCTAAAAAACCAAACAACATAAGAATTAGTTGAAAGAAAGACAGGCTAGCAGGAGAGTATGCAACAAATTCTCTGGCCACTCCAATTAACTAGAGGCTTTTCTTCTGCTGCAAGAAACTTCAGGCAATGGAGGTTGattgaaacaagaaaagttgCTAAACAGCCAGACTACCAAGTTGGCGATATTAAGCCCCTGCATATGCCGAAAGAGAGGAAAAAATTCCCAAACTATAAGTATGGGGAATCCAACATCTTCAAACAGAGCAACAAAGGTCTTTTTGGTGGATCCTTCATTCAGTTTGGTAACAATATTTCCGAGAGTAAAGCTAAAACGAGGAAGAAATGGTTGCCAAATGTTATAAAGAAAGGTTTATGGAGTGAAACTCTGAATAGAAAAATCAGTATCAAAATGACTGCAAAGGTTCTGAAAACAATCAGTAAAGAAGGTGGAATTGACAACTATCTAACAAAGGAGAAAGCTGcaagaataaaagaattAGGACCTACTGGCTGGAAGCTTCGTTATAGAGtcttgaagagaaaagaagcaATAGAGAATTACCCACATAAGGATGCCCCCATCATAGAAATGGCAGATGGTAACAAGGCAAAAGTTTACTACAACGAAGTTATAAACGGCaagccaagaaaaatattagtcggaagaagaaggttaCTGGCCTTTTTATATCCTTTAGAGAAACTGGAGCACAAATCAATAGGGAAAGACTTGGACCACAGAAAGTTCGTTGAGTTATTTGCTGACGTTCCAGTCAAGGATATCGTATCTAAATTGGAGGATCACGAATTTGACTTATCCACCATAACtgtataaaagaaaacaaacgCCAATAAAACTAATAATTCAAACTTACCAAAAATGTCGTTCGTTTCGCCCTGTATATAATTAAAATAGCTGTTATGCGTACATGGACATACATATGTTTAAACCCGCTACTGGTAGGTATATGCCTGCAGCACTCGCTgatattgtatttttcgACTGTCAAACACCCGAACATTTTAGTAATATTTCTGGAGTTTAATGGAAACGGAGATTGAGATCACTCGCTTCCATGAAGTctgttgaaaataaagatttgaagataCTAAATAAAGTTGTATTGCTCTCTAACACTAGCGAAGTAAGAAACACAGCAAACACAACAAGAAGATGGCCGCTAAGACAGGTATGTTAAAACATAgatgaagatttgaacaGTTAGGACgattttgaaagttttaaAAAGGTTTTCCCAAACTATGAGTAATACGAATGCACGAAGAATTCAAGAGAAATAAAGACTAAAATATACTACTTGGCCAACATGTGATTAATCATCGAGCACGGTGTTCTTAAAGAACATGTCTTTAAAGAACAATTTCACGTGCCCATCCCCcttcttatttctttccCATTAAAAATAGTGAATACCTTGGTGATGACAATCATTTTACAAATACAATAGTAATTCAAAAGCACCTCAAGTGGAATATTTTGGTTGCAGATGCACTTATGATAAGTAGATAATGCGCGTGTAACAGCTATTAATGACGAGAAAAAGACTGCACATTATACGTCACTTCCTGCGGATATATACACGCAAATGTGTATGATTTTTTGACTATTTTTACTAACAGAAAAAGTTGTGTTTTTATTGTAGGAATTGCAATTGGTTTAAACAAAGGTAAGAAGGTCACTAGCATGACCCCAGCTCCAAAAATCTCTTACAAAAAGGGTGCTGCTTCCAACAGAACTAAGTTCGTCAGATCTTTGGTCAGAGAGATCGCTGGTTTGTCGCCATACGAAAGAAGATTAATCGATCTAATAAGAAACTCTGGTGAAAAGAGAGCCAGAAAGGTCGCCAAGAAGAGATTAGGTTCTTTCATCAGAGCTAAGGCCAAggttgaagaaatgaacAACATCATTGCTGCTTCTCGTCGTCACTAAGTTTTTAAAAACTGATTTttgtaatataatatagatatcatattttctttttaacttAGGAAAACATCTAACACCAAAAAGGAAAGCGTTAACGTTTTCCAACTGAACACATCTTACCGTAAAAGTCGGTGACTAAAAACGCGCTTAGGTTAGAACTGGAGACTATTAATTTGAATGTAGTATCATCAACcctatatttttctctggAACAACGAATAGATTACCCGAAATACatgctgaaaaattttcactCTGTGCAGTCATCTTTCgacaatatataaagaagTAAAATTGAGAGAATCTTCCCTGGATCTAAtatctattttcttttgcttaatatttttcctttttgcCCTACTAAAAGGGTAACAATGTCTTTTATAATAGACACCCAGAGTCACGATTTGTCTTGGTCCTAAAAAATTCTGTTACGACAGTTTTTATAGGCGGTGGACCTATATAGTTTACTTAATCGTTTACTATACGGTGGGGTACTAATACTATTTCACTGTCGTGCTCGCGGTTGATCTTAGATaaatatatttctttttcagaaaaggaAGTGAGTGGATCTTCCCTGGAAGTACGATCAATGTACTTATGATTAGATCCTCTTCACGtacatctttttttttatttcgaTAACTAATTCGTACATATGTATAAACGGGGTGCCAATCTTGAGAGCAAATCGGAGGGCTCATTTCCACTCTGGTTTAATGTTCCTCTCTTTTACCTTTATCTCAAGGGGAGATGGCAGTGGGCAGCACGGGGACCGTGACTCACTCCCGTTATTCTTGTAGAATTTTAAACAGCAAATATAAAGCTGATCGATAGCTTTAGTGCATTTGGCGTCGTCATACTGGTTTGATAGAAGACAatctaaaaaagaagggaAGTGTTAGTAGAAGTCGACTCTTCAAACATTCTGATATTACGAACCTTGAATGGCACATGCCTCTTTTTGGCACGGACTGGACATATTTGCTTCTTATCAAACAAATCCTAAAATTAAACAGAAACGTTCAATCTttcaatcaaaaaaataatgttcTGTCATTAACATATTCACTCATTCATGTTTAAGCCAATATCCGTGAAAGTTTTGCAAACGCATGATGTTAACGACGCATGctctttgagaaatttATTGTGGGGATGTCGTTCACGTGCGAAAATCGCCATATGAGCGACGGACAAGCTCGGAAAGAACTGTGCACCCGCACTTCCAGTATTTTAAGTATAGAACGTGACAGAAGACTAAATATCAACAACGCTAGCAAGGAGGGGATGGAATACTATATGGCGCTGTACCAATTAACTTGTGAGGGAGGAAGTAAACAATAGGCAAAAGCCCACCCTCGAAGTAATTATACCAAGGAGGTTGATTTCAGCATGACGTGCAAGCGACAATCCGAGGGCTCCCGCTTTTGTGGCGACCGCCTTAACCAAAGGAGGGGTAATAAGACCCTGTGCCCTTTGGTAGCATACCCGTTACCCACCGCGGAAAGAGCAGCCAGCTCTTTCCGTTGCCGTTCCCGTAATGAGAGAGGGTCCCGTAGTCCAGGTTTCAGCACCTTGGCGAATTTCAGGGGAATTTTACCGCCGCAGCAGATCAGCGTAGGGAGCGCACAGAAAACTAACAGAAGTGAACAGCACAGGTGAAGAAATTATCTGGCGCGGCCCAATCTCCGCGGAAGAGTCATTCGgtgaaatgaaaacaaaagacGCGCATAGCAGGAGAAAGATTATGCAGCTTGATAGCGGGTTATCTGCACTAGCGTTCATGACACCTTCAACCTTTAAGTGAGTAAATACCTTTTGTTATCGTTTTCCTGGCCACGCGCCTAAATTAATTAATTGATATATATGTAGCCTGACACGTTcgtcaatttttcttccttacTGAATGTGCTTTTCATTTGTTGATGCTCGAACTCtcaaatataataattattttttgtagtTGTTTcacatttctttgtttattaATATATATAGGTAGGCAAACTAATGACAAGAAACGTTCACCTTCTCATATAACACATACAAGCCAACTAAGCAATGTCTTTAAACTATTCCACTCCTTTAGATGATGAGGTTTTTCCCTTGTCTTTTGCCAACCATCAGTTGACAGAGCATATGTCAATAGGTGAGAATTATTCACTCGATCTCCCGGAAGACATCAAATACAATGTTAACGGTCCTTCCGCAGTACCGAGAGACACGGGGGTAGTCGATTTCAATACAGCTTCTGTCCAAGACGAGACTCTATTCTCGTTGGAAAATAGTCCcgaaaacaataataagtATAAGGCAATAAGTAATGTCCAAGACTGCCGCATGGTCGTGTCGGCTAGAACGGCCCAGTCGTGCGACAAATTAACCGATCTTTACGCCAATGCTGCCCAACAAAATTATAGGTTGTGGCTGTCCTCATTTTAGGATATCGGATGCAATATGATGgttaaacaaaaaaaaaagaacatgcCATTCAAGCACTTTTCCTACATATTTATGCACTcacatacatacatacatactCATGCATTATTGTTTCTATAAAGTTACAACAGACAATATTCCCCCACATAATCACCTCGACTATCTGATTTTTTCGTAAATGTGTGCTTCACGTGATATGCTTTCTTCGTTCAAGGAAGCGCTCATCATCTAATTCGTAATGAAAGTCTCGATGCAGTATTCATCGACAAGTGTAAGGCTAGACTTCcgagaagaaacaaaagaaaggaatATCTCTGAGTGCCTTATTTATGGCGATTATTGACTCTAATTagaacattttctttcttttgctaGTTCTTATGTGATTGTAGTTTCAATTAAAGATAAAAGGCTAGATCAAAAATAAGGGGTAAAAACATCATCTTGCGGGGCTAACCCAGATCAAAAGCGGCAAACCAAGAAAAGTTACTAAATAACACTgccatatatatatatatgtatattatACGATTGTCTCTTGAGAAGCGCCCGTTCCAGGAACTCTCGAAACTTTTATAATACAACAGAAGACTCTTGACAAACATTCCCTTAttattgttcaaattttgCGTGTGATAAAAGGTAAGAAATCTGAAGAGTAGTAATGAACAAGCTAAGAGACAAATTTATTGACTCTACagtggaagaagaaagacTGCACGAAAACCGCAATCATGAGAAATACTGGTATCGTTGGGGTCCGTATTTAAGTGAGAGAAGTTGGGCAACAGTCCGTGAAGACTATTCATTAAACGGTGATGCCTGGTCCAATTTTCCCTTCGAACATGCCAATGCAAGAGTATTCCGTTGGGGTGAAGATGGGTTATTCGGTGTTTCCGATAACAAACAATTAGTGTGTATGAACGTCGCTTTATGGAACGGTAAAGATGAGAGgttgaaagaaagattatTCGGGTTGACTGGGCCACAAGGGAATCATGGTGAGGATGTGAAGGAACTGTACTTTTATTTAGATAATACTCCCACTCATTCATATATGAAGGCTTTGTACAAGTATCCCTTCAAGAAGGCTTATCCGTACGAAGAATTAGTGCAAAAGAATGGTGAGAGGGGGTATGAAGATAAAGAATTCGAAGTTTACGATATAGATGGACTGTATCATGATAAGGAAACCAATGACAGTCCCTATTTCGATGTTTTTTTCGAAATGGCCAAGGATGACGAAAATCCAAGTGAACTTAATTTTCGATTGACTGTGCATAATCGAAGTAAAATCGATTCCGGTGAGCTCTACATAGCCCCAcaacttttcttcagaAATACCTGGGCCTTTGATGGTACTAGGACAAAAGATAAACCCCTTCTTGAAAGGGATGCAGAGGCATCAAATTTAGTCAATATGACCCACAAGAAATATGGTAACTGCCAAATGGTATTTCAGCCATCTCCAGGCGTGTTCTCTTCCAATACAGATGAgggagaagaagaggatgagGAAGTCGAAGATATAGACCCTCTGCTATTATTCACTGATAATGAATCCAATTTAGTAAAGTTGTTTAACGAAGAGAAGAATCCTTCTGTGTACACAAAGGatgcttttgaagaatacCTTGTTAAAGGTCAAAGTGATGCCGTAAATCCTGAAAATAAAGGCACAAAGGCGTGCGCGGTTTatcatttcaaaaaaattccacCAGGTGAATATGTTACTGTGAGATATAAATTTACAAATAAACCTGAAAATTCTATCTTCAAAGCGCAAAACCTTGCCGTCGTAGACGAAGACGAGTTTGATTTAATTTTCGATAACAGAGAGGAAGAGGCAGATAACTTTTACTGGAGAATTACGCCTTTACCAATTAGTGATGAATTAAGGAACCTTCAGAGGCAAGCTTTTTCCGGTCTGCTATGGACGAAACAGTTTTACAATTTTACCTATGATGCTTGGTACAATGGTGATGCCAATGTTAAACCTCGCCCTCCTCCTAATAGGGCTAACGGTAGAAATAAGAACTGGAAACATCTTTACATTGAAGATATCCTTTCCATGCCTGACAAATGGGAGTATCCATTTTTCGCTTCGTGGGACACTGCATTTCACTGTATTCCTTTAGCTATGATTGATCCAGAATTTGCCAAGCGGCAGCTGGATTTATTAACAAGAGAGTGGTACATGCATCCTAATGGCCAAATTCCGGCATACGAATGGAATTTCAATGATGTCAACCCACCAGTCCATGCGTGGGCTGTATATCgtgttttcaaaattgaaagaaacatGTACAACCGTGAAGATCGTACCTTTTTAGAAAGAGTCTTCCAGAAACTTCTGTTAAATTTTACATGGTGGGTCAACAGAAAGGATACCGAAGGTAATAACGTTTTTGAGGGAGGGTTTTTGGGCCTTGATAATATCGGAATTTTTAATAGATCTGAACCACTACCAACAGGTGGCACGCTAGAACAAGCCGATTCTACAGGTTGGATGGCCTTTTTCAGTCTGCAAATGCTAAACATTGCATTGGAGTTAGCAAAAGAGAACCCGGTTTATGAAGACATTGCCTCCAagttttttgaacatttcATCTTGATAAGTGACTCTATGTCATTTGAATACGCCACAGACATCACAGGAGAGAAATGTAAAAATGTTATCAAACAAAATCTATGGAATGAGACAGATAAATTTTATTACGACGCCATCTCCTGGGGTGATCACAAAGAACAGTTACCAATTAGATCTCTCGTGGGATTAATCCCATTATATGCTTCTATGACTTTAGAACCTAGTATCATAAAACAATTTCCAGGTTTCAAAAAGAGAGTTGATTGGTTTGTGAATAACCGTCCAGAGATCTTTGATAGAAACATTGCCTCCATGTCAAAAAAAGGAGTTGGAGAGAGATTACTATTATCACTTGTTACCAAGGAAAGATTAACAGCCATATTGGCACGGTTACTGGATGAAACTGAGTTCTTGTCACCATATGGTATTAGATCTCTTTCAAAGTATCATGAAAAGCACCCATTTGAAATGAA from Saccharomyces mikatae IFO 1815 strain IFO1815 genome assembly, chromosome: 13 encodes:
- the ICY1 gene encoding Icy1p (similar to Saccharomyces cerevisiae ICY2 (YPL250C) and ICY1 (YMR195W); ancestral locus Anc_6.285); this translates as MSLNYSTPLDDEVFPLSFANHQLTEHMSIGENYSLDLPEDIKYNVNGPSAVPRDTGVVDFNTASVQDETLFSLENSPENNNKYKAISNVQDCRMVVSARTAQSCDKLTDLYANAAQQNYRLWLSSF
- the SMKI13G3180 gene encoding uncharacterized protein (similar to Saccharomyces cerevisiae YMR196W; ancestral locus Anc_6.286) produces the protein MNKLRDKFIDSTVEEERLHENRNHEKYWYRWGPYLSERSWATVREDYSLNGDAWSNFPFEHANARVFRWGEDGLFGVSDNKQLVCMNVALWNGKDERLKERLFGLTGPQGNHGEDVKELYFYLDNTPTHSYMKALYKYPFKKAYPYEELVQKNGERGYEDKEFEVYDIDGLYHDKETNDSPYFDVFFEMAKDDENPSELNFRLTVHNRSKIDSGELYIAPQLFFRNTWAFDGTRTKDKPLLERDAEASNLVNMTHKKYGNCQMVFQPSPGVFSSNTDEGEEEDEEVEDIDPLLLFTDNESNLVKLFNEEKNPSVYTKDAFEEYLVKGQSDAVNPENKGTKACAVYHFKKIPPGEYVTVRYKFTNKPENSIFKAQNLAVVDEDEFDLIFDNREEEADNFYWRITPLPISDELRNLQRQAFSGLLWTKQFYNFTYDAWYNGDANVKPRPPPNRANGRNKNWKHLYIEDILSMPDKWEYPFFASWDTAFHCIPLAMIDPEFAKRQLDLLTREWYMHPNGQIPAYEWNFNDVNPPVHAWAVYRVFKIERNMYNREDRTFLERVFQKLLLNFTWWVNRKDTEGNNVFEGGFLGLDNIGIFNRSEPLPTGGTLEQADSTGWMAFFSLQMLNIALELAKENPVYEDIASKFFEHFILISDSMSFEYATDITGEKCKNVIKQNLWNETDKFYYDAISWGDHKEQLPIRSLVGLIPLYASMTLEPSIIKQFPGFKKRVDWFVNNRPEIFDRNIASMSKKGVGERLLLSLVTKERLTAILARLLDETEFLSPYGIRSLSKYHEKHPFEMNVNGVEYMVKYLPGESDSGMFGGNSNWRGPIWFPTSFLIMEALQRFYLYYGSDFKVECPVGSGDYLNLAEVAEELGYRMIHLFVPDENGERAVHYGDHSRFLSSDPYFKEYVPFFEYFDGDTGRGLGASHQCGWTALVAKWISDVGISCVRLPRTPRSSVATTASTESSEQGHKMKRMARRKSAKSLVNYTATILDLTEEEKRHHRIGGTHSGLTPQSSISSDKARHLMEEMNEEEGIHEVVVPEDRHKFETKLISKLKDKVKNMKVTDKARNEDINPSDPMTPVNKDVS
- the RPL36A gene encoding 60S ribosomal protein eL36 (similar to Saccharomyces cerevisiae RPL36A (YMR194W) and RPL36B (YPL249C-A); ancestral locus Anc_6.283), which produces MTPAPKISYKKGAASNRTKFVRSLVREIAGLSPYERRLIDLIRNSGEKRARKVAKKRLGSFIRAKAKVEEMNNIIAASRRH
- the MRPL24 gene encoding mitochondrial 54S ribosomal protein bL28m (similar to Saccharomyces cerevisiae MRPL24 (YMR193W); ancestral locus Anc_6.282) — protein: MQQILWPLQLTRGFSSAARNFRQWRLIETRKVAKQPDYQVGDIKPLHMPKERKKFPNYKYGESNIFKQSNKGLFGGSFIQFGNNISESKAKTRKKWLPNVIKKGLWSETLNRKISIKMTAKVLKTISKEGGIDNYLTKEKAARIKELGPTGWKLRYRVLKRKEAIENYPHKDAPIIEMADGNKAKVYYNEVINGKPRKILVGRRRLLAFLYPLEKLEHKSIGKDLDHRKFVELFADVPVKDIVSKLEDHEFDLSTITV